The Pseudorasbora parva isolate DD20220531a chromosome 21, ASM2467924v1, whole genome shotgun sequence sequence ttggaTGTGTCTTCTTAATTGCattgatatttttaatttaatctcTCTAGTGCTTCCTTAGTATACACTGTTTTATATTTGCAGTGATCTTAGTGTTGTGACCTGTCATGAGAGCGCTCAGATTGGAGCTCGGCTGGTGTATGACCACAATGGTCAACTCACTCAGCGCGTGCCACATCCCCGTCAGCACGGCACTACCATCACACTTCAGAAGCTTTTCTCCACGTTACCTGTCCGACACAAGGAGTTCCAGCGCAACATCAAAAAGGTCTGCTGGAATACTGTATATTTGGGTGCATGGTTTTGTATCCATGTTTAGGAAGGAAATAAATAGTTTCTTCACAGGAATATTCCAAGATGATTTTCGTCTTGCAATCCTACTGCATCATCTCCACTGGTGTGCGTATTACATGCACTAACCAGATGGGACAAGGCAAGCGCACCCCAGTACTATGCACCAGCGGCAGTGACAGCATGAGAGACAACATTGGAGCTGTGTTTGGACCTAAACAGGTGAGAATAAACTGTTTTCTGTAGTGGATATTTTAAGTAGAATAATTCCTAAACCAAAATTGACCAACAGAACACACTGTCATATTATTGTAACAAAGTACCTGCATTATTGTTTGTCGCTGTTGTTTTAGGGTAACATGTAtgtcacatttttatttgtccTCAGCTACAAAGTTTGATTCCCTTCCAACAAATATCTCCCAATGACTCAATTAAGGAAGACTATGGTCTCAGTGGGGTAGATGTTCCAAAAGACCTTTTCATGTGAGTTTTTATGTGTAaacatattcatttttttaaatttctatCTAATATTAACTTATTATCAGTTCTATGCAAATCAGGTAATGAAAATCATATTATAATGTGGAATATTCCTGTGTAAAGTGATGTTTATTGGTATTATCACAATCTAGCATTGAAGGGTTTGTGTCACAAGCGGATCATGGTGTTGGTCGAAGTGCTACTGACAGGCAGTTCTTCTTTATCAACAAAAGACCCTGTGATCCAGTAAAGGTGTGGTCTTTTTATATAAGTATTATTGCGTTTATAATTATATGCAATAAGTGTgatgttttcatattttttgtaatattttcagGTCTCCAAGCTTGTGAATGAGGTTTATCACATGTATAATCGGCATCAATACCCATTTGTCGCTCTAAACATCACTGTCGCCTCAGGTAAGACATAaattgtatatactgtatataatatatagtatCTGAACGTAAATAAGTGTATactttacttttaaaaatgttggaGTCTGGAAGAAATTAGGAATTAAATTGTAAATGTCTTTTCTGTCACTTTTGACCGGTGTTgcaaaaaataacatttcaaataaacttgTTCTGAACCTTCTCTTCATCAAAGAATCTTATAAACTAAGGTCACAGATTccacaaatattaagcagcacaattattttcattaattcTAATAAGAAACTCATTAATACTAATACGAAATGATTCCTGAGCACCAAATgagcatattaaaataatttctggatcatgtgacactgaaaactcaTTGCGATCATTGCGATCGATCACATTGTTCATTTTACAATAGATTAAAAtagaagttattttaaattgtaataatattaaaaatatttaacaattGATTGTATTTTTGTACTTTGTAGTCTACAGACCCTGAACCTTTAAATGGTAGTGTTAGAGTTTTTTTAAGACATTTAAATGTCTGCTGTAGTTCCACTGTTAGACACCAGGTGGTGTGTGGGTTTAATGGATTTATAGGTAGCCAGAGAGAAAGTGAAGGCAAGTGTAATAGGGAAGCAAATCATTTTTGACCGTGTCAAGAGTGGTTATTAGTGATGCAAAGTCTGATTAATTTCCGCAAACCGGTTCTTTTTGGACAGTTCAGCTCAATGAACCGGTTTTAAAAATCATCATGCAATGAtgcctgcatttattttatgtttttttaaaatgcatttctcaGTGTTGTTATATCAAGGAAACATTCAAATAAAGTAATCCGTGTCAATGCATATTGAAACAATAAAATAGTTATTTGCTTGAGTGCATTTAGCTGATTATTGCCTTTCTTTCACTTAAGTTAATTGTGCATGTCTTCACAGTTAATTTATTCTTCATGTTGGATTTGACAGAAAATTGCACAGCTACAGTACACATTACATATACTGATCAGCAAATTCGAATATGTTCTTTATGTCTAAAGTAGCCTACCATAGAACGAGTAAACCAACTCCTTGTTTATTGTCCTTATAAACTCCTTGATTTAAAATACAATCTGCATGCGCACAACCATatcatttttttcatattttaataaaatgaaggCATATTAGATAAAAAACGTGTTAATAAGTTCACGTGGTTAATGGTGTTTGTGGTTACAGTTTCAGTTATGGATCCTTTACGTCGGATATGACTGACCAATATTGAGTTGCCCATGCACATCTTGGATAAGATACCTAAAAGTTTCACACATACAGCACACATTACAGACATACGTAAATGTTACATGTCTAAAGTAATCTATATAGAAAGATTAAACCAGTCTTATAAAATGATGAATATCCCTTAAAGACTTaactacagtaaaaatgtatttaaatctctttACAGAAACGTTTTTGCaggttttaataaaatgttatttattaacAGTTGTCATAATAAGCATATTTCCATTAGCCTACGTGCCTTAGACTTGTGTTGCCAACTCAATCATCAGAATTCTCAGCAATCCTCTGCAAACTTCGACAGATGTTTGAACCGACTGATGTTGAACCGATTTTTTTTAATCGGTCGTGCTAATTCGGCTTTTGTgttttgcattctttttggttaaTTAACCAGCTCAACCGGCTACTTGCTGAGAACCGGCTCAAAAGATTGGTTTGTTCAAGAACCGAACATCACTAGTAGTTATGCAAAGGGATTACTATCCTCTAGTTTGAGCATCGGAACTGTCACAAATAAAGGGGATAAATGCAGTACTGGACTGGAAAACGTCTTCTTTTAGATCTCACGCACAAGATAATCCTTCAGCACCTCTAGCCTAAGTGACAAGATGGTACTTTGTCGCTATAGGTAGTATAATACAAAGCATGTAGAATATAACTGCTAaattcagtattttttaaacttGTAATTTAATCCTGTATTTTGACTTTGTTTCACTTTAGACTGTGTCGACGTGAATGTCACTCCAGACAAACGTCAAATCCTTCTACAAGAGGAAAAACTCTTGCTGGCCATTCTGAAAAGCTCACTCATCGCTATGTTTGagattggtgtcaataaaatcaGTCTCAATCACATTTCTCCAGCCATTACCAGTAAGTACTTTAGATCTTTTAAAACAGCTCATGTGTTGTCTTGAAGTGTCATTCATTACATATGTTGATGTTGCTCTTGAAGGCCTGTGTAGACCAACTGAGACAAACGCTGGTTCAGAAGATTGTGGAACAGGTTCactctctgaagctcttccagATGATGGGACCCCAAAGACTTCCATCAACCTAGCAGGACTTAAAAaagcattttcaaaaaatcagaCTCCAGGAAGTGGGTCAAAGCAGCCTAGTCTTAAGGATTATTGTGCTGGTCCTTCTCAAAAGAAGATGTTTTCCTTTGTAAGCTGCTCTAAAAAAACGACGGACATTATGAAGCCATCTTTAAAATCCTCTCCAAGTTTTGCTGCTGTTACTTCCATTAAATCAACTGTTTGTCTAGCTAAATATGAAAGCACCTATGATAGTGATGCTGTTGATTCTAGGGCTGCGAACCAAAGTTCTGTTGAAGATGATCCAGAGATTCTACATGAAAACAATTCAGAAAACAAGCCAGTTTTACATAACCCTATTATATATGAAACTGATGTTAAAGCACAGACTATTGATGAGCCTTTAGTTGAGAAGTTCTGGAGTCGTGAACCTTTGGTGCCAGAGACGAAGTCAGAACAACACCAGGACAGAATCTTCAGTCCTGACCCTAAAAGAGCTAGACATGAAGAAGATGAACTTCCATCATGGGGCTGTCTGGGGGATTTCAAAAACAAGAATGCTTCCCTGCATTT is a genomic window containing:
- the pms2 gene encoding mismatch repair endonuclease PMS2 isoform X2; amino-acid sequence: MSDSCTGSAGAIKAIDKQSVHQICSGQVVLSLATAVKELVENSIDAGATNVDVKLKDSGTESVEVSDNGKGVEEQNFEGLTLKHHTSKIRDFSDLIHVETFGFRGEALSSLCALSDLSVVTCHESAQIGARLVYDHNGQLTQRVPHPRQHGTTITLQKLFSTLPVRHKEFQRNIKKEYSKMIFVLQSYCIISTGVRITCTNQMGQGKRTPVLCTSGSDSMRDNIGAVFGPKQLQSLIPFQQISPNDSIKEDYGLSGVDVPKDLFIIEGFVSQADHGVGRSATDRQFFFINKRPCDPVKVSKLVNEVYHMYNRHQYPFVALNITVASDCVDVNVTPDKRQILLQEEKLLLAILKSSLIAMFEIGVNKISLNHISPAITSLCRPTETNAGSEDCGTGSLSEALPDDGTPKTSINLAGLKKAFSKNQTPGSGSKQPSLKDYCAGPSQKKMFSFVSCSKKTTDIMKPSLKSSPSFAAVTSIKSTVCLAKYESTYDSDAVDSRAANQSSVEDDPEILHENNSENKPVLHNPIIYETDVKAQTIDEPLVEKFWSREPLVPETKSEQHQDRIFSPDPKRARHEEDELPSWGCLGDFKNKNASLHLDSPVSIQKKTMLLQFSLQELSKRIQRLHAQKTENNDGEPKYRRFRAKINPGENHSAEDELKKEISKDMFKDMEIIGQFNLGFIITKLKSDIFIIDQHATDEKYNFEMLQQNTVLKGQRLIVPQSLHLPAISETVLMENLEIFRKNGFDFLIDEDAQVMERVKLVSLPTSKNWTFGPNDIEELIFMLSDSPGIMCRPSRVRQMFASRACRKSVMVGTALNISEMKKLVLHMGEIEQPWNCPHGRPTMRHLANLDMVSPD
- the pms2 gene encoding mismatch repair endonuclease PMS2 isoform X1, encoding MSDSCTGSAGAIKAIDKQSVHQICSGQVVLSLATAVKELVENSIDAGATNVDVKLKDSGTESVEVSDNGKGVEEQNFEGLTLKHHTSKIRDFSDLIHVETFGFRGEALSSLCALSDLSVVTCHESAQIGARLVYDHNGQLTQRVPHPRQHGTTITLQKLFSTLPVRHKEFQRNIKKEYSKMIFVLQSYCIISTGVRITCTNQMGQGKRTPVLCTSGSDSMRDNIGAVFGPKQLQSLIPFQQISPNDSIKEDYGLSGVDVPKDLFIIEGFVSQADHGVGRSATDRQFFFINKRPCDPVKVSKLVNEVYHMYNRHQYPFVALNITVASDCVDVNVTPDKRQILLQEEKLLLAILKSSLIAMFEIGVNKISLNHISPAITSLCRPTETNAGSEDCGTGSLSEALPDDGTPKTSINLAGLKKAFSKNQTPGSGSKQPSLKDYCAGPSQKKMFSFVSCSKKTTDIMKPSLKSSPSFAAVTSIKSTVCLAKYESTYDSDAVDSRAANQSSVEDDPEILHENNSENKPVLHNPIIYETDVKAQTIDEPLVEKFWSREPLVPETKSEQHQDRIFSPDPKRARHEEDELPSWGCLGDFKNKNASLHLDSPVSIQKKTMLLQFSLQELSKRIQRLHAQKTENNDGEPKYRRFRAKINPGENHSAEDELKKEISKDMFKDMEIIGQFNLGFIITKLKSDIFIIDQHATDEKYNFEMLQQNTVLKGQRLIVPQSLHLPAISETVLMENLEIFRKNGFDFLIDEDGELSTVVDIHDHICYIFLQIVVGWWCLSAQVMERVKLVSLPTSKNWTFGPNDIEELIFMLSDSPGIMCRPSRVRQMFASRACRKSVMVGTALNISEMKKLVLHMGEIEQPWNCPHGRPTMRHLANLDMVSPD